In Rhodamnia argentea isolate NSW1041297 chromosome 11, ASM2092103v1, whole genome shotgun sequence, one genomic interval encodes:
- the LOC115747358 gene encoding non-specific lipid transfer protein GPI-anchored 31 isoform X2, translating into MKATKISLLLFALAVLAADSAHGASSPSAPAPAVDCSSLVLTMADCLSFVSNGSTAEKPEGTCCSGLKTVLKADAECICEAFKSSAQLGVVLNVTKAMSLPAACKVSASSATKCACGYPLFRFLFLLSVSKVSPFSIEFIMFACLSALSSVFGGHLLFPFLSL; encoded by the exons ATGAAAGCCACAAagatctctctccttctcttcgCGCTCGCCGTCTTGGCCGCCGACTCCGCCCACGGCGCCTCGTCCCCCAGCGCGCCGGCGCCGGCCGTCGACTGCTCGAGCCTCGTGCTGACCATGGCCGACTGCTTGTCCTTCGTCTCCAACGGGAGCACCGCCGAGAAGCCGGAGGGGACCTGCTGTTCTGGGCTCAAGACCGTCTTGAAGGCCGACGCCGAGTGCATCTGTGAGGCCTTCAAGAGCAGTGCCCAGCTCGGCGTCGTGCTCAATGTCACTAAGGCCATGTCTCTCCCCGCCGCTTGCAAAGTGTCCGCCTCTTCTGCCACCAAGTGCGCATGTGGGTATCCTCTGTTTCGGttccttttcttgctttctgTCTCAAAGGTGTCTCCTTTTTCGA TCGAGTTCATCATGTTTGCTTGTTTGTCTGCGCTTTCTTCGGTTTTTGGAGGGCAtcttttatttccctttctttccctttaG
- the LOC115747358 gene encoding non-specific lipid transfer protein GPI-anchored 31 isoform X1 — protein sequence MKATKISLLLFALAVLAADSAHGASSPSAPAPAVDCSSLVLTMADCLSFVSNGSTAEKPEGTCCSGLKTVLKADAECICEAFKSSAQLGVVLNVTKAMSLPAACKVSASSATKCALSVAPATAPALSPSSSPTPIAMAPGPTEGLNEQAPVPAPGGDSAAALLSIPSAFGVTVLASVGWLLL from the exons ATGAAAGCCACAAagatctctctccttctcttcgCGCTCGCCGTCTTGGCCGCCGACTCCGCCCACGGCGCCTCGTCCCCCAGCGCGCCGGCGCCGGCCGTCGACTGCTCGAGCCTCGTGCTGACCATGGCCGACTGCTTGTCCTTCGTCTCCAACGGGAGCACCGCCGAGAAGCCGGAGGGGACCTGCTGTTCTGGGCTCAAGACCGTCTTGAAGGCCGACGCCGAGTGCATCTGTGAGGCCTTCAAGAGCAGTGCCCAGCTCGGCGTCGTGCTCAATGTCACTAAGGCCATGTCTCTCCCCGCCGCTTGCAAAGTGTCCGCCTCTTCTGCCACCAAGTGCGCAT TGTCCGTAGCTCCTGCGACTGCTCCAG CTCTATCTCCAAGCTCTTCACCAACTCCAATAGCAATGGCGCCGGGCCCCACCGAAGGATTGAACGAGCAAGCGCCGGTCCCAGCTCCAGGCGGTGACTCAGCAGCTGCCCTTCTCTCCATTCCTTCTGCATTTGGGGTCACTGTTCTCGCATCAGTTGGATGGTTGCTGCTTTGA